The nucleotide sequence GGTTCATCTTTGAAATAATAGAGATTTGAGCCTATCCTTAAATCACTTGCTCCAAATCCCTTAACCGGCTTTCCAAATTTTGAAACTTCTCTTGAGAGTTCTTCTTCGATCTTTGCATCATTTGGAATTAAGTAGGCTCTCAGAAGCTCGGATTCTTTAAGAAGAAAATCAATGTGCCAATGAAGCTTTTTGTCTTTTTTAAAGTGTCTCTCAACTCTCTTCTCAAGGGAATTCATTGCAGAACCCACATAAACGTAATACCCAGCTTTAAGAGGAAACTCTTTTCTTTTGGTTCGTACAATCATGTCTCCCTCGACTTTAATGACTAGGAAATATGACCCTCTCATAATATCACCTTGTAAAGA is from Thermococcus paralvinellae and encodes:
- a CDS encoding GIY-YIG nuclease family protein yields the protein MRGSYFLVIKVEGDMIVRTKRKEFPLKAGYYVYVGSAMNSLEKRVERHFKKDKKLHWHIDFLLKESELLRAYLIPNDAKIEEELSREVSKFGKPVKGFGASDLRIGSNLYYFKDEPDNLLTTILQKLGLKWKSVKSPNEVRKLEGEK